Below is a genomic region from Chloroflexota bacterium.
GCAATCGTATGTTGAGCGCGTCGTGCCGCCGCGTCGGGGCTTGAAAGCCCCGCCTACGATCCTGCAGTCGCTGCGCGACGCTCCAGTCGCACCAGTGCCGGCCGTTCCCGACGGCCGTCGCGCAGCGACTGCATGCGTGTAGGCGGGGACTTCAGTCCCCGACCACCCGTTCCATGATGCTTCGCGTACACCAATGAACATGCCATCGCCCTGAGCGCCCTGCCGAATGACGAGAACCAGCCAGCCGCCCGCCGCTATACTCTGGCACCGTTCTCCGGGTAGCACCGGTCAGGCATCCTGACCGGCGGGAGGTGGTGCATGGCCCAGCACGTTCGGGCAAGCGAAGAGATGCGCCAGGGCTTCGGCATCTCCACGATGGAGTCGCCAGACACCGCCCGTGCGTGGTTCGAAGCCCTGTTCCGGCGCTACGACTTCACGTACCAGGCCATCAGCTACTTTCGGACGCTGCGCCTGGAGGCCGGTGACCTCTCAGCCGAGTGGGGCGGCGGCTTCTGGTGGGGGGATCGGGGCCTCGTGCAGGTGCGTGGTGCACAGGACGAGGCCGCCATCCACGAGCTGGCTCACGCCTTCTGGCACGACGCCCGTGAGATCAACGACAACGCGCGGGCGATCATGAACGCTGTCGTGCGGCTCTCCTCGGAGACCGACAAACGGTACGAGCGGGCCCAGACGCTGGCGCATCACTACGTCCACGGCATCCCGACCCAGCCCGACGCGAGCAGCCCGACCGGCTTCTGGCGCGGCATGCTGGTCGAAGAGAACGACACCGAGATGTTCGCCGGGTTGGCCAGCGGCGTCATGGGCGACATGACTATGCTCCCGCCGTACGTGCGCCGGTTCTACGCGGGCCTCTTTGTCGGGGCCTCGCCGGACGACGTGATCGAGGTATGAGCGTCCCCGAGCCGGTCAAGATCCAGCTGGGGGCGCGCCGCGAGCGCATCGCCGTGGCCCTCGGCGCGCTGCTGGTGCTCGTCGCCAGCGTGACCCTCTTCGCCACGCTGCGCCAGAACGGTGCGGCGGCGGTGCGGGTGCAGGTGCTGGCCCACCGGGGTGCATCTGCCTACGCCCCTGAGAACACGATGTCCGCCTTCAAACTGGCCATCGAGCAGGGCGCCGACTGGCTGGAGATGGACGTCCAGCAGACCAAGGACGGCCAGCTTGTGGTCTTCCACGATCTGCGCGTGGAGCGCACGACCAACGGGCGCGGCGCACTGCGCGATCTGACCCTGGCGGAGGTCCGGCAGCTGGACGCCGGCGCCTGGTTCGGGGCGCAGTTCGCCGGCGAGCGCGTGCCGACCTTCGAGGAGGTCCTGGCGCTTGCCAGCCAGCACAACGTGCGCATCTTCCCCGAGATGAAGGACCCGCGCCTCTCGCCGGGGATCGAGGAGCGGGTCGCCGCGGTCATCAGCGCGGCCGGCTACGAGGACCGGACCATCGTCCAGTCGTTCGACATGGCCTCGCTGGAACGGCTCCGACGCATCAACCCCGACATCAAGCTGGCGGCGCTCTACACGGCAACGAGCCCCCTGCGGGGCGAGCCACCGGCCGGCGTGACGGTGATCGGGCCGCCCTGGGAGGTTGTCGGTATGGACGCATCCCTCGTCCGCGACATCCACGCCAGCGGCCGGCAGGTGGTGGTCTGGTCGGTTGACAACGTGGCCAGCGTGCGCACGCTGGCGAACGCCCGTGTGGACGGCATCATCACCGGCCGGCCGGACGCGGTCCGCGCGGCGCTCGAAGCCCAGCGATGACCGGAGCAGCAGCCAGTGACGACGAAAGCCGCAGGCGGCGGATTGACACGCCTGCTAGACTATGGCGCACCGGACGGCTGCCCGTTCTTGCGGTTTCGGGCATACTGCGCTGGTGACTGAGCGAAACTTGACGCGAGGCCGCACCATCGTGCTTCCCGTTTCTCGAGGGCTGGGGCTGTTCGTTCTTCGTCTGATGCTTGCCGCCATCGCCATCGGCGCGGTCGCCGGACCGTTCCAGGTCGCCTTTGGCCAGGACGCCGACCCCGACCAGCCGATCTCCTACGCCGACTGGCCGGACCATGACTGGCGCTCGCCCGGGTTCGTCGGCGTCATCGACGGCGTCATGTATGACCCGGACTGCTGGCCGCTCCAGGCGGTCGGCGCGAACGTCCCCAACCTGATCTACCGCGAGTCCATCGTCCAGAACCTGGAGTGGATGCGGCGGAACAAGGTTCGCTGGATTCGGGTGTTCGCCACCGGCCACCGGGAAGCGCCCGACCTGGACGCCGACGCCCACGCGCGGATGGTCCGCGAGCTGACCAGTCTGGTCGAGGCGTACAACAAGTCCGTCGGGCGCTCGGAATCGATCTACCTGCTGATCGTCCTGACCGACTACTACGGCCACGGCATCCCCGGCGACAAGTACCTCCGCGACAACCCGGCCGGCTGCGACTTCTACGTGCTGCCGGCGCCGTGGTTCCGGCGTGGCTACCAGCGCTTCAACTTCAACCCGGAGTGCGGCGACGCCCCGGTCTCGGACGTGCCGAACTACGAGGTGAACTACAAGCCGTGGGTGCGGCAACTCGTCAGCGACCTTGCCGAGAGTCCGGCCATCATGGGCTGGCAGCTTGGCAACGAGCTGAAGGCCCGAAACAACGTCCGCAACGGCGTCGAAACTGGCTACGACTGGTACCTGGACTTCGTCAAAGACATGACGGACACCATCCGTTCTGTCGATAAGAACCATCTCGTCTTTGTCGGCGCGCAGTACTTCGCGGAGTTGACCGACATCCCGTATCGACCAGGCACGGGTGGTATCGACAGCTACCTGCGTCAGAAGTACCTGAAGGCCGCCGATCAGATGGCGCGAGCCTGCGGCGCCTACTGCTGGAACGTCTGGCCGCTGACGTTCTACGACTTCAACGCCTACCCTGCCGACGATGCGATGGTGCTGCACCGGGGTGGCGTCGCCACGCTGGCCACGGAGTACGGGTTCACCCTGGGCACGCCGTCTGAGGATCAGGCCCGCTTCGGTGGGAGCCGCGTGGCCGCGCTGCGGGCCGGTATCAAGCGCCCCTGGCAGGACATCAACGGCGAATGGCACGACGCCCAGTGGGGGCTGGCCGAGGCGATCCGCGAGCTGGAGATGAACGGCGCCGCGCCGTGGGGCTCGCCCTATCCGAACCCGGACACCGATCTGGGCAGCGATCTGGACCGGCGGCGCGGCATCAGCCTCGCCCCTGAGGGCATGGAGCTGTGGCAGGTCTGGACCGGCGTGGCGGCCGACCTTGAGTATCAGAACGCCCGCACCGGACTGACCAATGCCTGCACGAGCGTGAGCAGTTCCGGACGCCAGAGCGGCGGTGCGCCGGCCACCCGGCCGACGCCCGTACCGCCGCTGATGGCGCGTCCGTCAGCCTCCCCGACCGCCCCGCTCGACATCACCGGCGTGGTCACCGGCATCAGCACCAGCGTGGACGACCCGACACTCATCATCACCACCACGAAGAAGGCGACCTACCGCCTGCGGATGCCACGGAACCAGTCCGTCAAGACCTTCAACGTTGGCGACAACGTCCGCGCGCGCGGCTGGCCGATGGGCGACGGGGTGATGCTCGCGACGGGCGTCGAGGTCGTCTACAACAAGCGGTAGCGTGCCGTCAGGGGCAGTGCTGCACCCGCAACAGCCCCCGACTCGTGTCTTGGGTGAGGCACAGAACGCCCGTTTTGCACGAGTTTGGACCTTCTGCGCGGCCGGATACGCCCCTATAATCCCGCGCCTTGCCTGCCGGGCAGCGGAGAGTGGATCGCGCTGCCGCACGCGAATGCGCCGAGATAGAGACGCAACAGACCTGACAACGATGTCAGAGGGGATGCGCCGGGCGTTGGCCGTCAGAACCGGCGGGCATGCTGTGCGTTTTATGTCGCATGTTCCGATCCACGTGTCAGGAGGTTCGTAGCTTGAAGAGGCTCTTTTCCCTGGTAGCGCTCGCCGCGCTGCTCATGACGGCGATTCCGTCGAGCAGCACAGCCCAGGCCCAGACCAGTGGCAGCCCGGACTACGGTGCGAGTGTCTTCCTTCTCGGTAATCCCAGCACCACCGCGCGCGACATCGCGCTGGTGAAGAAGGCCGGCCTGAACTGGGTCAAGCTGGCGGTGCCGTGGCGGAGCATCGAGCCCAGCTGCAAGAACTGCATCGACTGGGACGACCTCGACCGCGTCGTGCTGGCGGCCTCGCAGGCGGGCCTGAAGATCCTGGCCCGCGTCGATCACCAGCCGGACTGGTCGCGGACGGTCAAGGCCGAGAACGGCCCGCCGGACGACATCTTTGACTACGCCGACTTCGTCTCGGTGATGGCCAAGCGGTACCGCCAGGGGTCGCCGAAGGGCGCCATCCACGCCATCGAGGTCTGGAACGAGCCGAACCTCTCGCGTGAATGGGGCGGCGCGCCGATCAACCGCGATCAGGCCGCGCAGTACATGTACATGCTCAAGCGGACCTACCAGGCCGTGAAGGCCGAGGATCCGTCCAAGCTGATCGTCAGCGCCGGCCTCTCGCCGACGGGCACGAACGACGGCACGGCGATGCCGGACGATGTCTACCTCGGCTGGCTGTACGAAGAGGGCCTCGCCCAGTTCTCGGACGCCGTCGGCGTGCATGGCGCTGGCTACGGCTCGGCCCCCGAGGTCGCCGTCAACTCGGACTCGCGGTTCCCGCACTCGTCGTTCTACTTCCGCCGGGTGGAAGAGCTGCGGAACATCATGGTGCTGAACGGCGACTCCGCCAAGCAGGTCTGGCTGCTGGAGTTCGGCTGGACGACCGACCAGGTCAACCCGCAGTACTCCTGGTACGCCGTGACCCCTGAGCAGCAGGCGGACTACATCGTCCGCGCCTACAAGTACGCCAAGAGCTCGTGGTCGCCGTGGATCGGCCCGATGTTCGTCTGGAACATCTCGGACCCGGCCTGGACGCCCGAGTTCGAGCAGTACTGGTGGAGCATCACCAACCCGGACGGCACCACCCGGCCGGCCTTCGACGCGCTGTCGGCGGCCCGCACGAGCGGCGCCCTCCCGTAACAGGCAGGTCGAGAGGCAGGTCGAGGATCGTAGATCGTGGGTCGTGGGGAGATCGGCTCGAACCACCCCCATGACCTACGACCCTCGACCCACACCCCTCGACCCACAACCCTCGACCCTCGACCCTCGACCCTCGACCCTCGATCCTCGACCCTCGACCCTCGACCTCAGCCGTATACTTCCAGCATGATCGAGCGTCATCGTTTTGGCCTCTCCACCTGCTGGAACGGCGGACGGCACAGTCGCCCGGCCGATCTCCTCGACGAGCACGAGCGGCTCGGCTTCCGTCGACTCGAAGCGTACTGCCTGCACACACCGGCCCAGCTTGCGGACCTCGGCGCCGAGGCCAGGGCGCGCGGCTTCGAGATCACCAGCCTCCACAGCCCCTGCCCCATCGCCGTCGACGAGCGCGGCATGCGCGCCCGCTGGGGAGACTGGCTCGCCTCCACCAACGCGACGGATCGCCAGTTCGCGGTGGACACGGTCAAGAAGACGATTGACGCCGCCGCCGAGCTTGGCGCGCGCGGAATCGTGATCCACCTGGGTTCGACATCCGTCTGGTCCCGCCAGCGGACCATCGTAGACACCATCGCTCGGGATGGCCGCGACAGCCCCGCTCATCGCCAACTGCTGGAGCAGGCCCAGCAGGACCGGGCAGCCAACGCGCCGCCCCACGTTGACGCCGCCGTCAAGAGCATTCTGGCGCTGGGCGAGCATGCCGTCGGGACCGGCGTCCGCCTCGGCGTCGAAGCGCGTGACGGCTACCAGGAGATCCCGAGCCTGGACGAGATGGCGACGGTCCTGGACGCCTGCACGGATCTCCCGGTCGGCTACTGGCACGACGCCGGCCACGGCGCGAAGCTCGAATACTGCGGCTTCGTGGAGCACGAAGAGTACCTGCGCCGGTACGCCGACCGCCTGGTCGGGATGCACGTCCACGACACCCAGGCCGCCCGCGATCACCGCGCGCCCGGACAGGGTGGGACGGACTTCGCGATGCTGGCAAAGTACGTCCGCCCGGACACGATCCTGACCCTGGAGCTGCACGCCGACGTGCTGGCCGAGCACATCGGACCGGGCGTCGAGATGCTGCTGGCGCTCGGGATGGGCACGCCCAACGAGACGACCGCGTCAGCCTGAGCGTCAGCCGGTCGTGTAGCCGCCGTCCACGATCAGCCCCGCGCCGGTCATGAACGTGGACGCGTCCGACACCATGAAGATGGCCGGGCCGACCATCTCCCACGGATCGGCAAAACGCCCCATCGGGGTGGCCTGCTCGCGGTCGCGGGCCGTGACCGGATCGGACATCCACGGCTCGGTGAGGGCCGAGCGCGTGTAGCCCGGCCCCAGCGAGTTGACGCGGACGCCGTGCTCGGCCCACTCCAGGGCCAGCACCCTGGTCAGCCCGACGACGGCGTGCTTCGAGGCGGTGTAGGCCGCCGACCGCCGCGACCCCGCATGCCCGAACATGCTGGCGATGTTGACCATCCGCCCGCCTCCCTGCCGCACCATCACCTCGCCCACGGCCCGGGCGCAGTGGAAGACGCCGGTCAGGTTCACGTCGATCACCGAGCGGAACTCCTCCGAGGTCATCTCCAACGCCGGCTTGCGAACGTTGATGCCCGGCACGTTGAAGCTGATGTCGATGCGGGCAAAGGCTGCAACCGTCTGCTCGACCATCGAGACGACCTGCTCCCAGCTCGTCACGTCCACGCCGATGGCCAGCGTCTTGCGACCAAGGCCAGCGATGACGCCAGCGGTCGCCTGCGCGCCGGCCAGGTTCAGATCGGCAACTACCACGTCTGCGCCGTGGACCGCCAGCCCGATGGCGATGGCTCGGCCCAGGCCGGACGCGGCCCCGGTCACCAGGGCGACCTTGCCGCTCAGGTCGAACAGCGCAGGAAGTCGGGCGAGATCGGCGGGAAGCAGGTGGACATCGTCGGCCATCAGCGCACACTCACAACAAGGGTCGGATGCCCGAGAGTGTAGCCGCGCCGGCAGGCGACCGGCGGCGAAAGCAGAAGGGCATGCGGGCGCGGGCGACACTGCCAGCCCGGCCCATGCACAGGCCATTCATTGACACATCATGAACAGGATATGTACACTCGAAAGGTGAAGCGGGGGCGCAGATGCTTGCACGCGCAGCACAGCCACGGAGCACCTCGATGTGCCGATCACTTCGCGCGCTCGCCGCTGGCGTAGCTGGCGCGCTGGCCTATCTCGCCGCGCAGGAGATCGACCGCCGGCTCGTCAACCGCGGGACGAACGATCTCCTGCTGTTGGGCGGCCTCGTGACCGGCAACGAG
It encodes:
- a CDS encoding sugar phosphate isomerase/epimerase, which codes for MIERHRFGLSTCWNGGRHSRPADLLDEHERLGFRRLEAYCLHTPAQLADLGAEARARGFEITSLHSPCPIAVDERGMRARWGDWLASTNATDRQFAVDTVKKTIDAAAELGARGIVIHLGSTSVWSRQRTIVDTIARDGRDSPAHRQLLEQAQQDRAANAPPHVDAAVKSILALGEHAVGTGVRLGVEARDGYQEIPSLDEMATVLDACTDLPVGYWHDAGHGAKLEYCGFVEHEEYLRRYADRLVGMHVHDTQAARDHRAPGQGGTDFAMLAKYVRPDTILTLELHADVLAEHIGPGVEMLLALGMGTPNETTASA
- a CDS encoding glycerophosphodiester phosphodiesterase, which encodes MSVPEPVKIQLGARRERIAVALGALLVLVASVTLFATLRQNGAAAVRVQVLAHRGASAYAPENTMSAFKLAIEQGADWLEMDVQQTKDGQLVVFHDLRVERTTNGRGALRDLTLAEVRQLDAGAWFGAQFAGERVPTFEEVLALASQHNVRIFPEMKDPRLSPGIEERVAAVISAAGYEDRTIVQSFDMASLERLRRINPDIKLAALYTATSPLRGEPPAGVTVIGPPWEVVGMDASLVRDIHASGRQVVVWSVDNVASVRTLANARVDGIITGRPDAVRAALEAQR
- a CDS encoding SDR family oxidoreductase; its protein translation is MADDVHLLPADLARLPALFDLSGKVALVTGAASGLGRAIAIGLAVHGADVVVADLNLAGAQATAGVIAGLGRKTLAIGVDVTSWEQVVSMVEQTVAAFARIDISFNVPGINVRKPALEMTSEEFRSVIDVNLTGVFHCARAVGEVMVRQGGGRMVNIASMFGHAGSRRSAAYTASKHAVVGLTRVLALEWAEHGVRVNSLGPGYTRSALTEPWMSDPVTARDREQATPMGRFADPWEMVGPAIFMVSDASTFMTGAGLIVDGGYTTG
- a CDS encoding cellulase family glycosylhydrolase, which produces MKRLFSLVALAALLMTAIPSSSTAQAQTSGSPDYGASVFLLGNPSTTARDIALVKKAGLNWVKLAVPWRSIEPSCKNCIDWDDLDRVVLAASQAGLKILARVDHQPDWSRTVKAENGPPDDIFDYADFVSVMAKRYRQGSPKGAIHAIEVWNEPNLSREWGGAPINRDQAAQYMYMLKRTYQAVKAEDPSKLIVSAGLSPTGTNDGTAMPDDVYLGWLYEEGLAQFSDAVGVHGAGYGSAPEVAVNSDSRFPHSSFYFRRVEELRNIMVLNGDSAKQVWLLEFGWTTDQVNPQYSWYAVTPEQQADYIVRAYKYAKSSWSPWIGPMFVWNISDPAWTPEFEQYWWSITNPDGTTRPAFDALSAARTSGALP